A genome region from Gemmatimonadales bacterium includes the following:
- a CDS encoding tetratricopeptide repeat protein, which produces MSDGFRSSDEYDEQAHQLYNQGRYDEALAILKDGLAVYPSAVELYVGAGYAYLAREEYAWSRGAFAQALTLEPDHEDALAGFGEVQLRIGDGAAARQAFDRVLELGFSEDHDLMLQIGRALFRDGELVQAHRFFELAASADTDCEEAAACLGYVSHRLGREGAAIFWLRRALAIDPTFAEPRVYLANLLYDRGETAAALIHFERTDPEEHFDELGLFRAIELKRTFFRLAEDDPSLEPWFQRVSDLLGEPDPVDELLAEIEGIQADGTVRDPTQLELFGTMLVELQQMQRRPGQRSDHHQIITLAGHALRGTWDEIVLQLKATDRNATDLSVAEFMAGQAQRGKQETGVVIPITSAEAFVRGAAEAGVLRIVH; this is translated from the coding sequence ATGTCGGATGGGTTCCGCAGCTCTGATGAGTACGACGAACAAGCCCACCAGCTGTACAATCAAGGCCGTTACGACGAAGCGTTGGCGATCCTGAAGGACGGGCTCGCGGTCTATCCATCTGCCGTCGAACTGTATGTGGGCGCCGGATACGCCTACCTCGCCCGTGAGGAGTACGCCTGGTCGCGAGGCGCCTTTGCCCAGGCGTTGACGCTGGAGCCCGATCACGAGGACGCGCTGGCCGGTTTCGGCGAGGTGCAGCTCCGGATCGGTGATGGAGCCGCCGCGCGCCAGGCGTTCGATCGGGTACTGGAGCTCGGTTTCTCCGAAGACCACGACCTGATGCTGCAGATCGGCCGTGCTCTGTTTCGCGATGGCGAACTGGTTCAGGCACACCGGTTCTTCGAGCTGGCGGCGAGTGCCGATACCGACTGCGAAGAGGCGGCTGCCTGCTTGGGCTACGTCTCCCACCGTCTCGGCCGTGAGGGCGCCGCCATCTTCTGGCTCCGCCGTGCGCTGGCCATCGATCCGACCTTTGCCGAGCCCCGGGTCTATCTCGCCAACCTGCTCTACGATCGCGGCGAAACGGCTGCCGCGCTGATCCACTTCGAGCGGACTGACCCGGAAGAACACTTCGATGAGCTCGGCTTGTTCCGTGCCATCGAACTGAAGCGCACCTTCTTCAGGCTGGCGGAGGACGACCCCAGCCTCGAACCCTGGTTTCAGCGCGTCTCCGACCTGCTCGGTGAGCCCGATCCCGTCGACGAACTCCTCGCCGAGATCGAGGGCATCCAGGCCGACGGCACCGTGCGCGACCCGACCCAGCTCGAGCTCTTTGGGACCATGCTGGTCGAATTGCAGCAGATGCAGCGTCGCCCGGGCCAGCGGAGCGATCATCACCAGATCATCACGTTGGCCGGGCACGCGCTGCGGGGCACTTGGGACGAGATCGTGCTTCAGCTCAAGGCCACCGACCGGAACGCAACCGACCTGTCGGTTGCCGAGTTCATGGCAGGTCAGGCGCAGCGCGGCAAGCAGGAAACCGGCGTCGTGATTCCGATCACCAGCGCGGAGGCGTTCGTTCGCGGAGCCGCCGAGGCAGGTGTGCTCCGCATCGTCCACTGA